The following DNA comes from Caretta caretta isolate rCarCar2 chromosome 10, rCarCar1.hap1, whole genome shotgun sequence.
CAGAAGTCACTGTCAGACAAATATTGCATCTCTACAAGATAGTCCAATACGTCTGGACCTCAGATAAATTACGATTTCAATCCTCTATAACATGAAACAGTGGGACAGTTAAGGATTTTTAATTTATATCCATACTTAAAGGTCTGTTCTGGCTTTTGGATACAAGATCTTCAGAAGTAAAAGGCTtttctataatttaaaaaaatgaatactgCGAAGTGCCAGAGGATCCTGAGGACAAAATGCTTGTATTAATAAAGTATATTAAGTGCCATTGACTTAGGGAACTGTGAGCCCTAAAGTCATGTGTACGTTCCTTGCAATCTGCAAATATATATACATGCATCATATAACTTGTATAGTATTTTTAGCAGTAGGCGTGCCAGAAGCACTTTTGGGTATTGTAGGTATACAGCATCACTGAAATGAAGCTGCCATTTGGTGGTCTGTCTATTTTTGTGAATTTGGAAACCCATTTTGTCCAAAAGAATTTATCATCTGTTGTTGGATTAGTAGTGAAACACAGAGATACCACTACAAGCACAAACCTATTTAAACAAGACAGTCCAAAGGTAAGTGGTAATTGGTGCTGTGGGGAAGAGTAGTGTTTTTACTGACAATctttttgcagtctgaattttGTCAGTCAATCCCCAATTTTCCTCCTACATTCCATCATCCTTTATGCATTTGCATTGTAATTGGAAATGTTTGTTAAAAATACACTGATATCTGGAAGGGcatgattaaatatttttacaaGTGACTCTTTGTTTCTGCTTTTAACTTGGCAGGCAAGAGGTTTAGAAATGTAATCTTGTTTCTGTCAGGGGAAAGCTTTTGGACTGTTCTCCTGTAGGTGATGCGAAGAAACTCAAGTAAAATACAAAACCTAAGGTTAAAATTCAGAATGgggcattgttttctttttttcctattgtGTATAATAAGAAACCCCCCAAGCAGGTCCCCTAAATAGCGTTACCCCAGATTGTGGCTGGAGTGAGATCACTGGGCGTTGAAGATTCCATGGCAGTTGGAGACAACTACTGTGAAGAGAACAGCTGGCCACAAGTTGGAACCCATTACTGTGTGAGAAAGGGGGTGGATTATAAATTACTGTCATAATTTGTTAgctatgctgctgctgccacccaccTCCACATTACAAAGGAGTAGCCTGATGTTCTtagtgttgctggcacccagaaGTGTTACCATTTTTCTGCAGGGGTCCCTAAACCCCTAGGACTGCTGTTGAGGGCCTATGGTGATGAGACATAGAGGTGAGAGTTAGGAGACTAATCCTTGCTGCTTTTTGAACTTTGAGATTACATCTTTAGAAGGAACTAGAGTTGAAAGCTTGCTGGTTGAGGGGACGAATAGGCCAGTGATTGCATCCAGCCCGCTTACAATTATACAGGAACCCACAAACCCAGCTGAGTGTCAGAAACTGATTCAACAACTTGCTGACTCGGCGTTGCTATGTAAGTAGCATCTGGGATCGGGACACAGATGTGAAAGAGTAAATGGTTATATTAATTTAGTGGATGTCTTTGCCATGGTGGTTCGCTGCTCAGCATTCTCTGTTCCTACGTGTGGGATTTCCCCATTCGCTTTACCCTACTAAGCTTTTGGAGAACAATGCCCATAATGGCATGAGAGCCCCCGGGGAGAACTGAATGTTTGAAGCCAAGATTTTAGAAGATGTGTCCAGTCCCAAATGCCCCCTTCTCAGTGACTGAAGCAATTTCTGGGATTTGTGAGGTAAAACTCCTTACATTTCTAGTGTTTTTTAATCAATACTATTGTATGTTTTGCCTTTGTTACCCCCACATTCTTCATGGAGCTAGGGTCCTGCCTGGTACAACCTGAGTGAGCTTCAGAATATTGGAGTTATGCTTAAACTTTAAAATAGGGATGAATGATGTTGCTGGTACAAGAAGCTGGGGAGATGGCCTTAGAAAGAACACGTAGGGTAAGGTGGGTCAGGGGTGAGCTTGAAGCACTATctcaagaaaattaattttcctaactacttccccccctcccttgccTTTTTGGCTGTATGCGTGTCAAGTGCTGCGCCTTATGCTGCTTTTCGTCATGTGGATACACATCCAGTGGGGGACCAAACTCAATTCCCACAGGTTACTGAACACCTATCAGTGGTAACAGTATCCAGTCATGGCAAACGTGTCTTTGATCAAGCCATGAATTAGGGTGAATGGGTCTGTATTTCATTTTCCATTCGAGCCACCCACCCAGGCCTTTTGTTCCATTATTAATATTGGCTAACTAGTCAACCTCCCCATGCAGTAGCCcaaccccagcctcctgctcagTGTTGGTGCACCACTTGCTGCCCTCAGGCACGGACAGTCCTAGCAAGAGGCCAGCAACTGGTGCCCATACTTTAAACTGTGTTTGTGAATCATCTCTGCAACGAATCTGTAATTCTGGGGAGGGCGTGCAAGGAGCAAGCTGGGCTTTCCCTAGATCCTCCTACTAGCTGCCAGGGGCGACTTGGAGGGAAACGGAGCTCCTGTTCTTCCCGCTCACCGCTGGGGCTTTGCGGCGCAGCACGTGTAGCGGCGGGGAGGAGAAACGCGCGGAAGGAGGAGGCTGTCAGCCCAGCTGCCTCGCACCTGCCACCCCTCCCCgagcagcagctgcctcctgcGAAGGGTAACGGGGGAGCACGGGAGGTGGGCAGAGAGTAGGCCCAGTCAGACACGCTGGGTGAGGGAGCCAAAGGGGGCAATTAGGAGAAGCGAGAGAGGGAGGGGCCCAGGCGCGGGGAGGGAGTATGGGCAGAGGGCGCGGCAACCCTGCCTGTCAGCGAGCCACCGGGAAGTGAGCGGCAGGGGAGAGAGCTGCCCCTCAGCCCTCGGCAGCTGCCCGGCTCTTCCACAGCACAGCCCTGCAGCTGACAGCCCCCTACACACCCATACACCACCCCCGTGCCCgagccacacacaccccccaaaatACCTCCGCGGAGCCACCCCAGTTACACCATCCCCACCCCATGGAGCCATCCCCCCCCGGAGGAGCCACCCCCTTACACCTCCCACTCCCTCTATCCCCACCCCTCCTTATAccatcccccttctcccccagaggAGCCACCCCCCTTACactgccccctctccctgctgatcCACCCCCCCTTACCCCACTCCCTCTATCCACACCTCGGGGAGCCACCCCTCCTAATACACCCCGGCCTTCCCCATCCTAGGCAGCCAAGGGTGCACACACGTCCCTTCCCCGCCGCCCCATGCAGCTCTTCCCGGCCCTCCACAACCTCTGCCCTTCTCCAGGCCACGCAGCCAATCCCCCTTTCCTTATTCCGTCCCTCTGTGCAGCCCCCGGGTACGCGCACACCCGCCGCGCCCCCTACTCCCTACGcagccaacccctcccccaggtccgCTACTCCTTCTTCACCCCATACAGCCaacacgccccctccccccccgctccttcTGCACCCCGTGCaaccaacccccccctccttctccttctGCACCCGATGCGGCCAACCCCGCCCCCTACTCCTGCACCCCACGCCGCCAGCCTTTCTGGAACCTAACCCTCGCTCTGCCTGCCTCCAACCTGCAAGCACAACTCTGCAGCGCTCTGGAGCCCGGGTCCCCACGTATTCCCGCAGGGGGAGACGCTGCCTCATGCTGCCGGTTTTGCAGAGACAGGAGACCGCAAGGGGAAGTTGTGCATCAGTCTGTACGACCTCCGCACTGGGCTACGTGACTTGGGACACAGCCAGCCTCCTGGGGTGTGCGCAGTGCTATATAAGAGACTGGACGCCTCCCCAAGCTAAGGCTGTGTCTGCAGTGCAACTTCTGCCCTCTCCTCCAGGCCAGGTAAATGCAGGCTCCCTTGCCTCTAGCGGCAGAGTGTATCTGGGATAGTGGATTAGTGGTGATAGGCGATTATGTAGCAAGTGTGTAATAACCTCTGCCAGTTATGGTACCTAAATTGCCTCACTGATGAGATTGTAACTGGACACCCTTTATTTCAGGTCTACAGCTGCCGCTATGGCCAACCTGGGCTTTTTCCAAATgctaaggaaaaacaaagaagtaaGTTTGCAAAAGAGCTTTGCCCTAAGATGATCCGATCTGCCTTCCTGGCACTGATGAAGAGTCCTATGAACAAGTGCATGTTGAAGAGGTTACATTAAAACGTGACATTTGCCAAATTAATAAAATgcactttcaaaaataaaatgatgaatgCCCAGAAGTTGAAGACACAGTGGAAGTGAGATGGTGGGATCGGCATCTATGTTATGCCTTTCTTTGCGGGTGGTTTCACTTTCTTTAAAGCTTTGTAATTCATGTCTCCAGCGTGTATGGACCACCAAGAGAGACATCTTGTGCTTGAAAGTCTTGTCTTCTAACTTTTTGTCTTTCAGCTCATTCCTTTGGTTGGTTTCGTGGGCTTCGCAGCAGTTGGGGCTCTAAGTGCTTCTCTGTATTTCCTACGCACGAAAAGTGATGTGATGTAAGCATAACCCATTTGGTATTTCTCTGAGTTATGTGCTTGGTATTGAGTTTTCTTTGCTAAACAGATAcacctcattgacttcagggtatcagagtggggaggggagaattaGGGAAGATCTGAAACTcagaagattttttaaattaatgtcttTATTTTACAGATAATTAATTCTCCTATTATATTTTTGTAAAGAACTTACTCCAGTCTTTATTCCCCAAACTGGATTAAGCTTTGAATTGGTTGCTCAGAAAATTTTTTTTGTCTTCACTATAAATGTAGTTTGAGCTAAAATGTTCTTGTGCAAAGTTCTAAATAGTGAATTCAAAGAGCATTTAATATGTCTCAGAGGAATGTGTTGAAAAGGAATCATTTTTACAACATATatgtctttttacattttttcttctgAGACAGAGGTACACAGATCATAATATGTCATTTCCAGTAGCCAATAACCCAGAATCTGCCTTCACTTCCTTTACCATCTCATTCAGTTTATTTCACTTAACCTCATTAAGGTATTTTATTAATAACTCCCTCTTTAAGATATTAAATCAGGTTGTTAAATAACAGACTGAGATTGCTCATATCTAGATAGCAGTATTTTGATACCCATTATCAGTCactgctttttttctttaaaatggtttGACTGTTAATTTAAGGCCCAAGCTTGAAACATTGAAGTCTATGGCAGTTTTAAAATGGACCTGTGAGCATGACTGGGCCCTTACCCATAAGGCTAAGAATTCCAGGAACTGTTAGCCTAAACCACAACatgatattattatttattaagcaaTGACAGCATGTCTGAATACAAACTGCAAACAAAAGCCAGTCCCTCTGCCAGGTTTAATGGCCTAATGCTGTAAACCCCTATTCGTGCAAGTAGTTTTTACTCATGTCAGTAGTTACACTGAAGCTAGTGAGACTACTCAGCTGATTAAGGGTGTGCAAGACCAGGCCCTAAAACattctttgtttttcctacaaTTAATTTCATAATTCTTTTTTAGCGTTAACAAGTCTGGCAATCCAGAACCTTGGGAAAATGTGAATCCTAACCAGTCTCAAAAGGTAACGAATAAAATAATTCAGTCCATAAAAGTTGGTGTCGAGTGTAGTGCCAATTAACTATATTCTATTTCATTAGAGATTAAATTAAATGAATGTATATACATAATATTTAGTGTATGAGTTAGCAGAATGTTAATATAAGAATACAATCAAATCTGCATTCCTGGTCTGATTCTGGAAAGTGCTGAGCAAATGCAACATGGAATACTTGGCTAAACCCTGTGTGTTCATAAAATCAGAAATAACCTAATATTATGTTCTTAAATACTTCATTCTTAAAGTCTTAAGATATTTGTGGAGAGTCAGGCTTAGTAGGCAAAAAATTATTGTGAGTGGTGTAACTATTTACTGTGCATAGATTGTAatgttttttcatttgaaatgtgaattgttttatctgataattaataaagaaaatatattgctCAATTGTACTTCTGTTTACTTGTAAAAAGAGAATGTAAAGTTATTTATTAGAAGACTTTCTTCATACACAAGATATTGTGTAAGTTGCTGTATAGtgtaaaaaaccaacaaaacttaCTATATATTTTAGAGAGGATAACTGTTTGGTTTGTAATAATAATTTGCTCTATgaattgttctttttattttttagtttatATCAATCAACCAGGAGTGGAAATCCATAGAGGAGCTGGAGAAGGTCAAAAAGATAATGAAGTGACAAGTTGCCATTGCCTTAAAAATGTACTCTATGAATCTAGTGGAATCATTTCTGCACAAACTCGACTACTGAAATCAGTGTGCGGAATTGCTTCTGCTACATTTTTAGGGTCTCCCTACATTTTTGGACTCTGGATGAGGAATTTCATTTTGCCTTAGTGGTTGCCTCAGAACATCCACACAGTCCAAAAATAAACATCTCTTTCAGGTACTCATTGTTTCAACAGTCATGTTTAAGTTGATGTACATTGTtcaatatgcagaattttaaggGGGTGGAAAATCCTTCATTCACATATGAGTTTTTTAGAATgctgaattatttttcttaaactaTATTATAATTTTGTAAATTTTCTAATAAAATGGGCACTTATGTTTAAATGTTTAGATTTATGCAGTATTCCCTGTGACTTCAAAAAGAGCAGGAACAAGACGATAATGAGTGTGAAAGTGTcaatattcttttaaaagatCACCTCCAAAATAAGAACTCTGGTCTGTTGCTTCTTAGTTCTTTATACCATATTTCAGTGATGTATGCTAATTGTACCGAGATGCTATTTGTACATGGCAGCATAAGCAGTCATAGTAGAAAATTAGGCTTCCAGTTCAGATTTGGTGAGTCCCgatcctacaaagacttacacatgtTCTTAACTTTGCACCGTGTCAGttgtaccattgacttcagagggactacTCAGTgcataaatttaagcacatgtgtaagtctttgcaggaccaggTCCTAAGACAAATTATCAGCACTTCAGTATGAGTGAAACAAGAGCATATCTTTTGTATTTGTAAGTTCCTGCTGTTATTCCTgtgaaaaaattattaaagtaaaATGAAGATTAATTTGGAGTGGACATAAAACTTTATTAGAATACATTTTATTCTCCTCTTTTTATTGTACGTACAAGTTTAAGCATACAATGCAGATTCCcagcagacattttaaaatgatttctagATAAAGCAAACAATCTTAATAGCATGTACCAAGAGAAAATCAACAAAGATTACATTAGGAGTAGGATCCTATATAAGGCACTTCCTgtttaataatttacattttttctgAAGATTGGTTAATGCAGAGATCTGGAGgtattcttctcctttatgtgcCTGTAATTTTGGAATAATCGCCATAGAGGGTATCCCTCCAGAAAGGTTTTCCTTCATTGTGTCACGACACATCCTCCCTCCAGACAGTATCATGTACTGACTGTATGGTTTCTAACTATATTGTATTTCTAAAGTGCATAAAATTTTCTAGAATCACAAGTTTGTAACGGTGAAGAAATCAAAGCAGGAATCATTAGATGAGCTACACTGGAGAATGACTTGCATTCTGTGGGAATAACTTctctaaattagaaaaaaaaatccccctaaTGCTAGCAGTTGTGAAGTGCTATATACATTATTCAGCCATGGTGCAAACAAAACTGAATGTAAATAATGAAGCCATACACCTAGACTAAGTTAATGTGGCTTCAGAGTTCTCAAAGTTTGTTTGATTTTGAGAAATAGAAAATAGTTACAATACCGTTGTGCTGCATTTTTTACAGATGTGGCAATAAAGTTTATTTTTTACAAGTAAGGATGACTCAGCAACATACAACTGCTGTAAATAACTCCAGTCCTCCCTAGCTTCAGAAAAATTTTCATGTGTAAGGACAAGAGGAATTATCAGACTTGTAAACTTTTCTTTGCTAAAATTACAAATTTAATAGGAATGGCATCAGAAGATCCCTAGATGTGCAACCACAAAAATTTGCCTTCCAGTCCTCTAGAATATTGGCTTTTGTCTGTTTAAACAGAGAGacatttttaacataattctGTGCAATCTAATCATCTACTCAGTGTTTCTACATTTTTTACTGGAATATGCTCATCAAAAGTGTGCTGTGCTCTGAGTAAATATGTGAATTCAACATTTTTGTCTGTCAGCAA
Coding sequences within:
- the COXFA4L3 gene encoding normal mucosa of esophagus-specific gene 1 protein, with the translated sequence MANLGFFQMLRKNKELIPLVGFVGFAAVGALSASLYFLRTKSDVIVNKSGNPEPWENVNPNQSQKFISINQEWKSIEELEKVKKIMK